Proteins encoded by one window of Lathyrus oleraceus cultivar Zhongwan6 chromosome 1, CAAS_Psat_ZW6_1.0, whole genome shotgun sequence:
- the LOC127121004 gene encoding ATP-dependent zinc metalloprotease FTSH 7, chloroplastic, translating to MSALDYYLSPSTIYLHSHTIKSNFHHWRNARRFVPNSSPVRVLRDDNLLKDFGRFHLWRGLKHNNTDGFRRAATGGQETDSGESSGESKEVEVEPGSGGSGSNRRKEKQGKGGWWLWLGSSKTGKWKWQPMLKARQVGVLLLQLGTVVFVMMLIRPRIPLPGSEPRSSTVVLSVPYSEFLSKINSDQVLKVEVDGIRIMFKLKSDLEGGEVSSSNSSSRLNLESESLVMSVAPTKRIVYTTTRPSDIRTPYEKMLENEVEFGSPDRRSGGFFNSDWIAMVFVALLAGLLLRSQNTRKSGTSTGTKSSGKGETITFADVAGVDEAKEELEEIVEFLRNPDRYVRLGARPPRGVLLVGLPGTGKTLLAKAVAGEADVPFISCSASEFVELYVGMGASRVRDLFARAKKEAPSIIFIDEIDAVAKTRDGKFHIVSNDEREQTLNQLLTEMDGFDSNSAVIVLGATNRADVLDPALRRPGRFDRVVTVETPDRIGRESILKVHVSKKELPLAKDVYIGDIASMTTGFTGADLANLVNEAALLAGRKNKVVVEKIDFIEAVERSIAGIEKKTAKLQGCEKGVVARHEAGHAVVGTSVANLLPGQPRVQKLSILPRSGGALGFTYIPPTNEDRYLLFIDELRGRLVTLLGGRAAEEIVYSGRVSTGALDDIRRATDMAYKAIAEYGLSPTIGPVSISTLSNGGMDESGGSVPWGRDQGQLVDLVQKEVKALLQSALEVALSIVRINRTVVEGLGAQLEEKEKVEGEELQKWLRLVVAPTELAIFMEGKQQTLLPLQTDS from the exons ATGTCAGCGTTGGATTATTATCTATCTCCTTCAACAATTTATCTTCATTCTCACACCATCAAATCCAATTTCCACCACTGGCGAAACGCACGTCGTTTTGTCCCCAATTCATCACCCGTTAGGGTTCTTAGAGACGACAATTTGTTGAAAGATTTCGGAAGATTCCATTTATGGAGAGGCTTAAAGCACAATAACACTGATGGATTCAGAAGAGCTGCAACCGGTGGTCAGGAGACCGATTCCGGCGAGAGTAGTGGAGAGAGTAAAGAGGTTGAAGTTGAACCGGGTTCAGGTGGATCCGGTTCGAATCGGAGGAAGGAGAAGCAAGGGAAAGGTGGTTGGTGGTTGTGGTTAGGTTCTTCTAAAACTGGGAAATGGAAATGGCAACCTATGTTGAAAGCTCGACAAGTTGGGGTTTTGCTGCTTCAATTAGGGACTGTGGTTTTTGTTATGATGTTGATTAGGCCGCGAATTCCCTTACCTGGGTCCGAACCGAGATCTTCCACGGTGGTTTTGAGTGTTCCTTATAGTGAGTTTTTGAGTAAGATTAATAGTGATCAGGTTTTGAAAGTGGAGGTTGATGGGATTCGTATAATGTTTAAGTTGAAGTCTGATTTGGAAGGTGGTGAAGTTTCTAGTAGTAATAGTAGTAGTAGGTTGAATCTTGAATCAGAGTCTTTGGTTATGAGTGTTGCCCCGACGAAGAGGATTGTTTATACTACAACTAGGCCTAGTGATATTAGAACTCCTTATGAAAAGATGCTGGAGAATGAAGTCGAGTTTGGATCGCCTGATAGACGTTCCGGTGGATTCTTCAACTCTGATTGG ATAGCCATGGTTTTTGTTGCTTTACTGGCGGGGCTTCTCCTTCGTTCTCAG AATACTCGCAAATCAGGAACTTCCACTGGTACAAAATCATCTGGAAAAGGTGAAACAATAACTTTTGCTGATGTTGCTGGTGTTGACGAGGCCAAGGAGGAGCTAGAAGAGATTGTG GAATTTCTTCGAAATCCGGATAGATATGTACGACTTGGAGCTCGTCCTCCTCGAGGTGTTCTCTTG GTAGGTCTTCCAGGAACAGGTAAGACTTTACTAGCAAAGGCTGTTGCTGGAGAAGCTGATGTGCCATTTATAAGTTGTTCCGCTAGTGAGTTTGTTGAGTTGTATGTTGGTATGGGTGCTTCCCGGGTGAGAGATCTCTTTGCAAGGGCAAAGAAAGAAGCACCGTCCATTATATTTATTGACGAG ATAGATGCTGTGGCTAAAACCCGGGATGGTAAATTTCACATTGTAAGCAATGATGAACGAGAACAGACCTTGAACCAGTTGCTCACT GAGATGGATGGGTTTGACAGCAATTCAGCAGTGATTGTTCTTGGAGCAACTAATCGTGCTGATGTCTTAGATCCCGCACTTCGCCGACCAGGAAGATTTGATCGAGTAGTTACG GTGGAAACACCTGATAGGATTGGAAGAGAATCCATCCTGAAAGTTCATGTTTCTAAGAAAGAACTTCCTTTGGCCAAGGATGTTTACATTGGCGACATTGCTTCTATGACTACTGGGTTCACAGG GGCTGATCTTGCAAACCTAGTAAATGAGGCTGCTTTATTGGCGGGGAGAAAGAACAAAGTTGTTGTGGAgaaaattgattttattgaagCTGTGGAAAGGTCAATAGCT GGCATAGAAAAGAAGACTGCCAAGTTGCAAGGATGTGAGAAGGGTGTAGTTGCACGACATGAAGCTGGTCATGCCGTAGTAGGCACTTCAGTTGCAAATCTTCTTCCTGGACAGCCGCGTGTTCAG AAACTAAGCATATTGCCTAGGTCGGGAGGGGCGTTGGGCTTTACTTATATTCCTCCAACAAATGAGGACAGATACTTACTTTTCATTGATGAATTGCGTGGTCGTCTGGTGACCCTTCTTGGAGGACGTGCAGCAGAAGAAATCGTTTATTCTGGTCGAGTTTCAACTGGTGCACTTGATGACATACGGCGAGCAACTGACATGGCATACAAAGCTATTGCTGAATATGGTCTTAGTCCGACAATAGGCCCCGTGTCAATTTCCACTCTTTCTAATGGTGGAATGGATGAGTCTGGGGGATCAGTTCCTTGGGGAAGGGATCAG GGACAACTTGTTGATCTTGTTCAAAAAGAGGTGAAAGCATTGCTTCAATCTGCGCTGGAAGTAGCACTTTCTATTGTACGAATTAATCGTACTGTTGTAGAGGGTCTTGGTGCTCAATTAGAAG AAAAAGAGAAAGTAGAGGGTGAAGAGTTACAGAAGTGGTTAAGATTGGTGGTTGCGCCAACAGAACTTGCAATTTTTATGGAAGGAAAGCAACAGACCCTTCTCCCATTGCAGACTGATTCCTGA
- the LOC127115511 gene encoding COBRA-like protein 1: MMFFPFLKHCPCIPLFLMFTLFYTSTEAYDPLDPNGNITIKWDILSWAPDGYIALVTMSNFQRYRHITAPGWSLGWKWAKKEVIWAMVGGQTTEQGDCLKFKETIPHCCERTPTIVDLLPGTPYNQQISNCCKGGVLSSWTQDPTNSVASFQVTVGRAGTTSKTVRLPQNFTLKAPGPGYTCGPTKIVKPTKFISRDKRRVTQALMTWNVTCTYSQFQAQKIPTCCVSLSSFYNDTIVPCPTCSCGCQGNTAQSGSCVDPIAPHLASVVNNSGKNSITPLVRCTSHMCPIRVHWHVKLNYREYWRIKVTITNFNYRMNYSDWNLVVQHPNFDNLTRIFSFNYEPIIPYGSINDTALLWGVKYYNDFLMQAGPSGNVQSELLFGKNKSTFTFDKGWAFPRRIYFNGDICVMPPPDAYPWSPNDGSKQEVSFLVLMMASLVSLVFYAYV, from the exons ATGATGTTCTTTCCTTTCCTTAAACATTGTCCATGCATTCCTCTCTTCCTCATGTTTACGCTGTTTTACACTTCAACAG AAGCTTATGATCCACTTGACCCAAATGGAAATATCACAATCAAATGGGATATTTTAAGCTGGGCACCTGATGGTTATATT GCCCTTGTTACAATGAGCAACTTCCAACGGTATCGTCATATAACGGCACCAGGATGGTCGTTAGGATGGAAATGGGCAAAGAAAGAGGTAATATGGGCCATGGTGGGAGGGCAGACAACTGAACAAGGAGATTGCTTAAAGTTCAAGGAAACCATCCCACATTGTTGTGAAAGAACTCCAACAATCGTCGACTTACTTCCCGGTACGCCTTACAATCAACAAATCTCAAATTGCTGCAAAGGTGGTGTACTCAGCTCATGGACACAAGACCCAACAAATTCGGTAGCATCGTTTCAAGTCACCGTCGGTAGAGCTGGTACCACGAGCAAAACTGTCAGACTGCCACAGAATTTCACATTGAAAGCACCGGGACCAGGTTATACATGCGGCCCGACAAAAATTGTGAAACCTACTAAATTCATATCGCGAGACAAAAGGAGAGTCACGCAAGCACTTA TGACATGGAATGTGACATGCACATATTCACAATTTCAAGCTCAAAAAATTCCAACTTGCTGTGTTTCCCTCTCATCTTTCTACAACGATACTATCGTACCCTGCCCAACATGTTCGTGCGGCTGCCAAGGCAACACGGCCCAATCAGGAAGCTGTGTAGA TCCAATCGCGCCACATTTGGCCTCGGTTGTTAACAACTCTGGAAAGAATAGCATTACGCCTTTGGTTCGATGTACTAGTCATATGTGTCCGATTCGAGTTCATTGGCATGTAAAGCTCAACTACAGGGAGTATTGGCGCATAAAGGTTACTATAACTAATTTCAACTACAGGATGAATTACTCGGATTGGAACTTGGTTGTTCAACATCCGAACTTTGACAATCTGACTCGAATTTTCAGCTTCAATTACGAACCAATAATTCCCTACGGCTCGATAA ATGATACAGCATTGCTATGGGGAGTTAAATACTACAATGATTTCCTCATGCAGGCTGGTCCTAGTGGAAATGTACAGTCAGAGCTACTTTTTGGTAAGAATAAATCGACTTTTACATTCGATAAAGGTTGGGCGTTTCCTCGGAGGATCTATTTCAATGGCGACATCTGCGTGATGCCACCACCCGACGCTTATCCATGGTCACCTAATGACGGTTCCAAACAAGAAGTTTCTTTTCTTGTTTTGATGATGGCATCCTTAGTATCATTGGTGTTTTACGCATATGTTTAA